One genomic segment of Drosophila melanogaster chromosome 3L includes these proteins:
- the Acbp4 gene encoding Acyl-CoA binding protein 4: MVSFEEAAELAKNFSKKPTDSEFLEFYGLFKQATVGDVNIDKPGILDLKKKAMYEAWNAHKGLSKDAAKEAYVKVYEKYAPKYA, translated from the coding sequence ATGGTCAGTTTTGAGGAAGCCGCCGAACTCGCCAAGAACTTCTCCAAGAAGCCCACCGACTCCGAGTTCCTGGAGTTCTACGGTCTCTTCAAGCAGGCTACCGTTGGTGATGTGAACATCGACAAGCCCGGCATTCTGGATCTCAAGAAGAAGGCCATGTACGAGGCCTGGAACGCCCACAAGGGTCTCTCCAAGGATGCCGCCAAGGAGGCCTACGTGAAGGTGTACGAGAAGTATGCCCCCAAGTACGCCTAA